From the genome of bacterium BMS3Abin02, one region includes:
- the ald_2 gene encoding alanine dehydrogenase: MIIGVPREIKPGEHRVAITPVGVRELIGRGHRVVIETRAGEGSTIHDVEYEDQGGEIAASARDVFEIAELILKVKELQPPEVAMLHAEQVLFTYLHLAAHPDLTARMLDRDVIGIAYETVELPGGALPLLAPMSEVAGRMATQAGAYFLEKAHGGRGVLLGGVPGVMPAKVVIIGAGMAGTNAAMMAAGLGARVVVLDTDAAKLQALDALYRGRILTLSSNMLTIEEQVRDADLVIGAVLLPGASAPKLVTETMVKEMKRGSVLVDIAIDQGGCFETSRETTHHDPTYVLHEVVHYAVGNIPGAVPHTSTYALTNATLPYVLALADGGVSGAVARRPELLLGLNIIGSAIVHRAVAKSLGLEYADPTQILDHWPN, from the coding sequence GTGATCATTGGAGTGCCACGAGAGATCAAACCGGGTGAACATCGCGTCGCCATCACTCCTGTCGGTGTCCGTGAGCTCATCGGCAGAGGCCACCGCGTCGTCATCGAGACCCGCGCCGGAGAGGGCTCGACGATCCACGACGTTGAGTACGAAGATCAAGGCGGCGAGATCGCAGCATCTGCTCGAGACGTCTTCGAGATCGCCGAACTCATCCTCAAAGTGAAGGAGCTGCAGCCGCCGGAGGTCGCGATGCTGCACGCAGAGCAGGTGCTGTTCACGTATCTGCATCTGGCCGCTCATCCGGATCTGACAGCAAGGATGCTCGACCGTGACGTCATCGGTATCGCGTACGAAACCGTCGAACTTCCCGGCGGAGCGCTGCCACTGCTCGCTCCGATGTCGGAAGTGGCCGGAAGGATGGCGACACAGGCCGGCGCCTACTTCTTGGAGAAGGCGCACGGTGGACGCGGTGTCCTGCTCGGCGGTGTCCCGGGGGTCATGCCGGCGAAAGTCGTGATCATCGGTGCGGGCATGGCCGGTACGAACGCTGCGATGATGGCGGCGGGCCTCGGCGCCAGAGTGGTCGTTCTCGACACGGACGCGGCGAAACTGCAGGCCCTCGATGCCCTCTACCGTGGGCGCATCCTGACTTTGTCTTCGAACATGCTGACTATCGAGGAACAGGTACGGGACGCAGACCTCGTTATCGGAGCGGTCCTGCTTCCGGGAGCGTCCGCTCCCAAGCTGGTGACCGAGACGATGGTGAAGGAGATGAAACGCGGCTCCGTGCTCGTCGACATCGCGATCGATCAGGGCGGGTGTTTCGAAACGAGCAGAGAAACGACTCACCACGACCCCACCTACGTTCTCCACGAGGTCGTTCACTACGCCGTCGGAAACATCCCCGGCGCCGTTCCTCACACGTCGACCTACGCGCTCACCAATGCGACTTTGCCCTACGTCCTGGCGCTCGCCGACGGTGGCGTTTCGGGAGCCGTTGCCAGGCGTCCGGAGTTGTTGTTGGGACTGAATATCATCGGTTCCGCCATCGTCCATCGAGCCGTGGCGAAAAGCCTCGGGTTGGAGTATGCAGATCCGACACAGATCCTCGACCACTGGCCGAATTGA
- the xerD_1 gene encoding tyrosine recombinase XerD, producing the protein MQIRHRSSTTGRIDAKLDATGTRAGIEEYLASLTIERGLSPNTVAAYRRDLQQYLTFLDGRPSTAGSVVEFVSMLHGSSLAPSTVARKMAALRGLHRFLVAEGSAVDDPTVLIETPKLARGLPKALTVQEMLNLLDAPDISSPLGRRDRALLEFMYATGARVSETTGIDTDAVDLEERTALVTGKGSKQRVVPIGVYAVEAIRAYLPDRMVMRSGRPDPGALFLSARGRRLSRQGVWLIVRAQTLRAGITPDRVSPHVLRHSTATHMVEGGADLRTVQEMLGHASISTTQVYTKVSPQHLYEVYVMSHPRSR; encoded by the coding sequence ATGCAGATCCGACACAGATCCTCGACCACTGGCCGAATTGACGCGAAGTTGGATGCGACAGGCACCCGGGCGGGAATCGAGGAGTACCTTGCATCTCTGACAATCGAGCGGGGCCTCTCGCCGAACACGGTCGCTGCGTATCGCCGCGATCTGCAGCAGTACCTGACGTTCCTCGATGGCCGTCCGAGCACCGCAGGGTCGGTCGTCGAGTTCGTCTCGATGCTCCACGGATCGTCGTTGGCTCCGTCCACTGTCGCCCGCAAAATGGCGGCCCTTCGAGGTCTGCACCGTTTCCTGGTGGCCGAAGGCTCCGCTGTCGACGATCCGACGGTCTTGATCGAGACCCCAAAGCTCGCGCGCGGTCTGCCCAAGGCTCTCACGGTACAGGAGATGCTGAACCTGCTGGATGCACCCGATATTTCTTCGCCACTCGGCCGCAGAGACCGAGCATTGCTCGAGTTCATGTACGCAACCGGCGCACGCGTCTCTGAGACAACCGGCATCGATACGGACGCGGTCGATCTCGAAGAACGAACGGCGCTCGTGACCGGGAAGGGTTCAAAGCAGCGAGTCGTCCCGATCGGCGTGTATGCCGTCGAGGCCATTCGGGCCTACCTGCCCGATCGCATGGTCATGAGGTCGGGACGGCCGGATCCGGGCGCTCTTTTCCTCAGTGCGAGAGGCCGAAGGCTCAGCCGCCAGGGTGTGTGGCTGATCGTGCGGGCTCAGACGTTGCGAGCGGGCATCACCCCAGATCGTGTTTCTCCCCATGTACTTCGGCACTCGACGGCGACCCACATGGTGGAAGGGGGAGCGGACCTCAGAACGGTTCAGGAAATGTTAGGGCACGCTAGTATCTCAACCACACAGGTGTACACCAAGGTCTCTCCTCAACATCTTTACGAGGTGTACGTTATGTCACACCCACGGAGCAGGTGA
- the yocK_1 gene encoding general stress protein 16O: MDDIRSTLTREREELIRQLEEFGATDRGNLRSDVQFSGSFADAGAATAERSEVIGIVQSLARRVRMVDRALAKMDEGTYGICDRCGEPIPDARLEARPESVLCVDCKSRS, from the coding sequence ATGGACGACATCCGTTCGACACTCACGAGGGAACGTGAAGAGCTGATTCGTCAGCTCGAGGAGTTCGGCGCGACCGATCGTGGCAACCTTCGTTCCGACGTTCAGTTCTCAGGATCCTTCGCAGACGCCGGTGCCGCCACTGCGGAACGCAGTGAAGTGATCGGCATCGTCCAGAGCCTCGCACGCCGGGTTCGGATGGTCGATCGAGCGCTCGCCAAGATGGACGAAGGCACCTACGGAATCTGTGACCGCTGTGGCGAGCCGATCCCCGACGCCCGTCTCGAGGCTCGGCCCGAATCTGTCCTCTGCGTCGACTGTAAGTCCCGTTCTTGA
- a CDS encoding peptidase family M50, which yields MSPIVQGLIFIAVLAPSVILHEVAHGWVAERFGDTTARDAGRITLNPLVHIDPMGTVILPAVLALTGAPVFGWAKPVPVVPARLRRPVRDMAIVGLAGPVTNGILALLAGRLLLPAVSGWVGVGVWAFAYVNVVLAIFNLLPVPPLDGSRLLPLFLGARGRSVWASIEPFGLLIVFALLFIPKFSVVLMAPIRALARFAGLA from the coding sequence TTGAGCCCGATCGTCCAAGGCCTGATCTTCATCGCGGTGCTGGCGCCGTCCGTGATTCTGCATGAGGTGGCCCACGGCTGGGTAGCGGAGCGATTCGGTGATACCACGGCACGAGACGCCGGCCGGATCACCCTCAATCCGCTCGTTCACATCGATCCGATGGGAACGGTCATCCTTCCGGCGGTACTCGCATTGACGGGTGCGCCGGTATTCGGCTGGGCGAAGCCCGTCCCTGTCGTTCCCGCGCGTCTCCGAAGGCCGGTACGCGACATGGCGATCGTCGGGCTGGCCGGACCGGTCACCAACGGGATCCTTGCTCTGCTTGCGGGCCGATTGCTCCTGCCTGCGGTCTCGGGTTGGGTTGGTGTCGGCGTGTGGGCGTTCGCCTATGTCAATGTCGTGCTGGCGATCTTCAATCTGCTTCCGGTGCCACCCCTCGACGGCAGCCGTCTCCTGCCACTCTTTCTGGGCGCACGGGGTCGCAGCGTGTGGGCGTCGATCGAGCCGTTCGGTCTGTTGATCGTCTTCGCGCTCCTGTTCATCCCCAAGTTCTCGGTTGTTCTCATGGCACCGATCAGAGCACTCGCGCGGTTTGCAGGACTCGCATGA